The following are from one region of the Microscilla marina ATCC 23134 genome:
- a CDS encoding RNA polymerase sigma factor, whose protein sequence is MFGEDFIKEVNKELYPFIKKILGTFWGYTDINKDIEDVLQESWENFFAKYHEKVSSQEEVRALMFTIAKNKAFYHYRRQNRMMANHSVSNEYAPTIHPDETYELFLSKDIKIILAYLNDQQAFIIRAAMQYEEVHKQDKIVDLIAGDYKKKFGKKLNVASYRKIKERAQKKIKMIVRDGDV, encoded by the coding sequence ATGTTCGGAGAAGATTTCATCAAAGAAGTGAATAAGGAACTTTATCCTTTTATCAAAAAAATACTGGGAACATTCTGGGGATATACTGATATAAACAAAGATATTGAAGACGTATTGCAAGAATCATGGGAGAATTTTTTTGCTAAATACCACGAAAAAGTATCCTCACAAGAAGAAGTACGTGCTTTGATGTTTACTATAGCCAAAAATAAGGCTTTTTATCATTATAGGCGCCAGAACAGAATGATGGCAAATCACTCTGTAAGTAACGAGTATGCCCCTACTATTCACCCTGATGAGACCTACGAACTATTTTTAAGCAAAGATATTAAAATAATACTGGCTTACTTAAACGATCAACAAGCTTTCATTATAAGAGCGGCTATGCAATACGAAGAAGTTCACAAGCAAGATAAAATTGTGGACCTGATCGCAGGCGATTATAAAAAGAAGTTTGGTAAAAAATTGAACGTAGCTTCTTATCGAAAAATTAAAGAAAGGGCTCAAAAAAAGATCAAAATGATTGTGAGAGACGGCGATGTTTAA